The Streptomyces sp. Je 1-332 genome has a window encoding:
- a CDS encoding aspartate dehydrogenase domain-containing protein, translating to MSAVRKVGIVGWGAIGRVVGTALAEQRVTGAELTCLVDNRPLGESAPAPQVSFDEAMERCDLIVEAAGQGVVREWGERVLTSGTDLLIASTGALTDEELSKRLLAAGPGRVYFTGGAVGGLDLLQAVRSLGPLDEVRLTTTKLPSTLEQPWMDAELLSRMRTATGPVEVMSGTARDVPVKFPKSTNVAASVAIAVGDLDAVRVRVVADPGAHHTRHVVEASGAHGSYRFEVAHLPDPANPATSQVVPYAVLRSLAALAGRTGQIL from the coding sequence ATGAGTGCCGTACGCAAGGTCGGCATCGTCGGCTGGGGCGCGATCGGCCGTGTCGTCGGCACCGCACTGGCCGAACAGCGTGTCACCGGAGCCGAGTTGACCTGCCTTGTCGACAACCGCCCGCTCGGCGAGAGCGCACCGGCGCCGCAGGTCTCCTTCGACGAGGCCATGGAGCGCTGCGATCTCATCGTCGAGGCGGCGGGCCAAGGGGTCGTACGGGAATGGGGCGAGCGCGTTCTCACCTCCGGGACCGATCTGCTGATCGCCTCCACCGGCGCGCTCACCGACGAGGAGCTCTCCAAGCGGCTCCTGGCCGCCGGGCCCGGCCGGGTGTACTTCACCGGGGGCGCGGTCGGTGGGCTCGATCTGCTCCAGGCGGTGCGTTCGCTGGGGCCGCTCGACGAGGTGCGGCTCACCACCACGAAGCTGCCGTCCACGCTCGAACAGCCTTGGATGGACGCGGAGTTGCTGTCGCGGATGCGGACGGCGACCGGGCCCGTCGAGGTCATGTCCGGGACGGCGCGCGATGTCCCCGTGAAGTTCCCCAAGTCGACGAACGTCGCGGCATCGGTCGCCATCGCCGTCGGCGACCTGGACGCCGTGCGGGTCCGGGTCGTCGCCGATCCCGGCGCCCACCACACGCGGCATGTCGTCGAGGCGTCCGGCGCGCACGGCTCGTACCGCTTCGAGGTGGCGCATCTGCCGGACCCGGCCAACCCGGCGACCAGCCAGGTCGTGCCGTACGCGGTCCTGCGCAGTCTCGCCGCTCTCGCGGGGCGGACGGGGCAGATCCTGTGA
- a CDS encoding alpha/beta fold hydrolase translates to MTAAVHVEEAGSAGPLLLCLHGIGSSSAAFAPQLAELSAYVRVVAWDAPGYAKSADPEGPLDLDGFADAAAFLIRERGASAHVLGVSWGGVIALRLAARHPELVDSLVVADSSAGSGTDLAKADAMRQRAAELAELGPRAFAERRGPRLVSPDAPPQLVRRVVDTMAASVRLPGYAYAAESMADADLRPEIPGITAPALVLCGDQDRVTGVEASQAIAGALHRTAYVIVKDAGHLANQEQPEAFNAWVLSHLRITARIPEHL, encoded by the coding sequence GTGACGGCCGCCGTGCATGTCGAGGAGGCGGGCTCCGCTGGGCCACTACTGCTGTGCCTGCACGGCATCGGCTCATCGTCCGCCGCGTTCGCACCGCAGCTCGCCGAGCTGTCCGCGTACGTGCGGGTCGTGGCCTGGGACGCTCCCGGGTACGCCAAGTCGGCTGATCCGGAAGGGCCGTTGGACCTGGACGGCTTCGCGGACGCTGCGGCCTTCCTCATCCGGGAGCGCGGCGCGAGCGCCCACGTCCTCGGCGTCTCGTGGGGCGGGGTGATCGCGCTGCGCCTCGCGGCCCGGCATCCCGAGCTCGTCGACTCGCTGGTCGTCGCGGACTCCAGCGCCGGTTCCGGCACCGATCTCGCGAAGGCCGACGCCATGCGGCAGCGGGCCGCCGAGCTCGCGGAGCTCGGGCCGCGGGCGTTCGCCGAGCGGCGCGGGCCCCGGCTCGTCTCACCGGACGCGCCCCCGCAGCTCGTGCGTCGGGTCGTCGACACGATGGCCGCGTCCGTACGCCTGCCGGGGTACGCGTACGCCGCCGAGTCCATGGCCGACGCCGATCTGCGCCCCGAGATCCCGGGCATCACCGCGCCCGCTCTCGTCCTCTGCGGCGACCAGGACCGGGTCACCGGCGTCGAGGCCTCCCAGGCCATCGCCGGGGCCCTGCACAGAACCGCCTACGTGATCGTCAAGGACGCCGGTCACCTGGCCAACCAGGAGCAGCCCGAGGCCTTCAACGCCTGGGTCCTCTCCCACCTCCGCATCACCGCCCGTATCCCCGAACACCTCTGA
- a CDS encoding cupin domain-containing protein: MPLTTTEYDNGGDLGTYTDSLIATKESRVADFSTLSFQEKAGPQYRRGQIRYVGSGATGNHENDSRILPSGGFTFSNMLLPPGAEGPEHTHHDVEEAFFVLEGQVKVGIHRGADEAEYRTLGYRDMIVVPAGVARSLKNEGDTDALFCVVIGTQKPQVPTYPEHSPMHGVTRD; this comes from the coding sequence ATGCCTTTGACCACCACCGAGTACGACAACGGCGGCGACCTCGGCACGTACACCGACTCGCTGATCGCCACCAAGGAGTCCCGTGTCGCGGACTTCAGCACGCTGTCCTTCCAGGAGAAGGCGGGCCCGCAGTACCGCCGCGGGCAGATCCGGTACGTCGGCTCCGGCGCGACCGGCAACCACGAGAACGACAGCCGCATCCTGCCCTCCGGTGGCTTCACCTTCTCCAACATGCTGCTGCCGCCCGGCGCCGAGGGCCCCGAGCACACCCACCACGACGTCGAGGAGGCCTTCTTCGTCCTGGAGGGACAGGTCAAGGTGGGCATCCACCGGGGCGCCGACGAGGCCGAGTACCGCACGCTCGGCTACCGCGACATGATCGTCGTCCCGGCGGGCGTGGCACGCTCCCTGAAGAACGAGGGCGACACCGACGCACTCTTCTGCGTCGTCATCGGCACGCAGAAGCCGCAGGTGCCGACGTACCCGGAGCACTCGCCGATGCACGGCGTCACGCGTGACTGA
- a CDS encoding SDR family oxidoreductase, with translation MTDVPAADVRTVVVTGAGRGLGLAMARRAGEDGFRVVVAEVDAGLGGEAVAGLRADGLDAHFVRCDVADPESVSELAEAVRDLGRLYGLVNNAALANGVGGKEFQDIDVEVWDRLMAVNARSPWLVAKALHPLFGSPGRIVNIASDAALYGSPRLAHYIASKGAVIALTRAMARELGDKGITVNAVAPGLTEVEATETVPAERHALYRGNRAISRPQQPDDLVGLVSFLLSEESRYLTGQVVAVNGGFTMN, from the coding sequence GTGACTGACGTCCCTGCCGCTGACGTCCGTACGGTCGTCGTCACCGGCGCGGGTCGTGGCCTCGGTCTCGCCATGGCCCGCCGGGCGGGCGAGGACGGCTTCCGGGTCGTCGTCGCCGAGGTGGACGCGGGGCTCGGCGGCGAGGCTGTCGCCGGGCTGCGCGCTGACGGTTTGGACGCGCATTTCGTGCGGTGCGATGTGGCGGACCCGGAATCAGTGAGCGAACTCGCTGAGGCTGTACGCGACTTGGGGCGGCTGTACGGCCTGGTCAACAACGCCGCTCTCGCCAACGGCGTCGGCGGCAAGGAGTTCCAGGACATCGACGTCGAGGTGTGGGACCGCCTGATGGCGGTCAACGCCCGCAGCCCGTGGCTGGTCGCCAAGGCCCTCCACCCGCTCTTCGGCTCCCCCGGCCGGATCGTGAACATCGCGTCGGACGCGGCCCTGTACGGATCGCCGCGCCTCGCCCACTACATCGCGTCCAAGGGCGCGGTCATCGCGCTGACCCGGGCGATGGCGCGCGAGCTGGGCGACAAGGGGATCACCGTGAACGCGGTGGCGCCAGGACTCACGGAGGTCGAGGCCACCGAGACGGTGCCGGCCGAGCGGCACGCGCTCTACCGGGGCAACCGGGCCATCTCGCGCCCGCAGCAGCCGGACGACCTCGTCGGGCTCGTGTCCTTCCTCCTCTCCGAGGAGTCCCGCTATCTGACCGGACAGGTGGTCGCCGTGAACGGCGGCTTCACCATGAACTGA
- a CDS encoding SDR family oxidoreductase encodes MDLGLSDRTVLVTGGSSGVGLATVRALLDEGARVATCGRDADRLAKAAAGLGGGDRLLTGVCDVRDADAVREFTERAADTFGSLDGLVNNAGQSRMKGLDESTAEDWRDELELKFAGVLHPLHAARPHLAASDAASVVNVNAVLAKQPEPRLITTSAARAGILNLSKSLATELAPEGIRVNSVCLGLIDTGQWTRRHAAADSGLSYEDWQAELAADRGIALGRLGRAEEVAYAIVALLSPRASYTTGTSIDVCGGVGRGIL; translated from the coding sequence ATGGATCTGGGCCTCTCCGACCGGACCGTCCTGGTCACCGGCGGCAGCTCGGGTGTCGGCCTGGCCACGGTCCGCGCCCTGCTCGACGAGGGCGCGCGCGTCGCGACCTGCGGGCGTGACGCCGACCGTCTCGCGAAGGCGGCTGCGGGACTCGGCGGCGGCGACCGCCTCCTGACGGGGGTGTGCGACGTGCGCGACGCGGACGCCGTACGGGAGTTCACCGAGCGCGCGGCCGACACCTTCGGCTCGCTCGACGGGCTCGTCAACAACGCGGGGCAGTCCCGCATGAAGGGCCTCGACGAGTCGACCGCCGAGGACTGGCGCGACGAGCTGGAGCTGAAGTTCGCCGGTGTCCTTCATCCCCTGCACGCGGCGCGCCCGCACCTGGCCGCGTCGGACGCGGCGAGCGTCGTGAACGTCAACGCGGTCCTCGCCAAGCAGCCCGAGCCGCGCCTCATCACCACGAGCGCGGCCCGCGCGGGCATCCTCAACCTCTCCAAGTCCCTCGCCACGGAGCTCGCCCCGGAGGGCATCCGCGTCAACTCCGTCTGCCTCGGCCTGATCGACACCGGCCAGTGGACCCGCCGCCACGCGGCAGCCGATTCGGGTCTGTCGTACGAGGACTGGCAGGCGGAGCTCGCGGCGGACCGCGGGATCGCGCTCGGCCGCCTGGGCCGCGCGGAGGAGGTCGCGTACGCGATCGTCGCGCTGCTCTCGCCCCGCGCCTCGTACACCACCGGCACCAGCATCGACGTCTGCGGCGGCGTAGGCCGCGGCATCCTCTGA
- a CDS encoding thiamine pyrophosphate-binding protein has product MPPTHYATGGDLLVAVLRELGIDTVFGIVSVHNLPLVEAVDRELRFVPVRHEATAVNAADAYGRARGSLGCALTSTGTGAGNAAGSLVEALSAGTSVLHVTGQVEAEFLGSGRGFIHETKDQLGMLRAVSKYAETVTSTDTAAHILREAAQAALADPGGPASVEWPVDLQYAAQRDAGARPTAGPPGPAAPHPAGGPLPRRATGASTAGPTGASTTHPTGGLIGSAVAGSTGGPVRATGLLPGTREAPPVGRAPFEAPLALHPLPAEGELVAAQALLAGAQRPLVWAGGGATRARGELAELLHVTGAGLLTSNSGRGVVPEDHPQVIGNFATTPAARALLADADLLVTVGTHFRSNETADYGLVLPDAHIQIDIDAAALGRVYPARHALHGHAPDVLAALLPHARRADESWRHRVAAVREDVRATLHDNIGPQAAICDAIRAALPREAVVARDVTIPSSSWGNRLLEIYDPRDNVFPRGGGIGQGLGMGIGAALARPDAPTVVLAGDGGLAVHLGELLTLAQERPRLTLIVFNDGGYGVLRNMQDRYSERRSGVDLATPDFELLARACGLPYARIAAEEHALPVISHAVASEGPTLVEVDLARLGPMKNPFTPPVKIPGQ; this is encoded by the coding sequence ATGCCACCCACTCACTACGCCACCGGCGGCGATCTCCTCGTCGCCGTCCTGCGGGAACTCGGCATCGACACGGTCTTCGGGATCGTCAGCGTGCACAACCTGCCGCTGGTCGAGGCGGTGGACCGGGAGCTGCGTTTCGTCCCGGTACGCCACGAGGCGACCGCGGTGAACGCCGCCGACGCCTACGGCCGTGCGCGAGGCTCCCTGGGCTGCGCGCTCACCTCGACGGGCACGGGCGCGGGCAACGCGGCCGGCTCGCTGGTCGAGGCGTTGAGCGCGGGCACGTCCGTCCTGCACGTCACGGGCCAGGTGGAAGCGGAGTTCCTGGGCAGCGGCCGAGGCTTCATCCACGAGACGAAGGACCAGCTGGGGATGCTCAGGGCGGTCTCCAAGTACGCGGAGACGGTGACGTCCACGGACACGGCGGCCCACATCCTGCGCGAGGCGGCACAAGCGGCCCTGGCGGACCCGGGCGGCCCGGCAAGCGTGGAGTGGCCGGTGGACCTGCAGTACGCGGCCCAGAGGGATGCGGGGGCCCGGCCGACCGCGGGGCCGCCCGGCCCGGCGGCCCCGCACCCGGCAGGCGGTCCGCTCCCGCGCCGGGCGACCGGCGCGAGCACGGCCGGCCCGACCGGAGCGAGCACCACCCACCCAACCGGCGGCCTGATCGGCTCGGCGGTCGCCGGGTCCACCGGCGGCCCGGTGCGTGCGACAGGCCTTCTGCCGGGAACGCGCGAAGCCCCGCCTGTGGGGCGCGCGCCGTTCGAGGCCCCGCTCGCCCTTCACCCTCTTCCCGCCGAAGGCGAACTCGTCGCCGCTCAGGCCCTCCTGGCCGGCGCCCAGCGCCCCCTCGTCTGGGCCGGCGGTGGTGCCACCCGCGCCCGCGGAGAGCTGGCCGAGTTGCTGCACGTCACCGGCGCCGGGCTGCTCACGTCCAACTCCGGCCGCGGTGTCGTGCCCGAGGACCACCCGCAGGTCATCGGGAACTTCGCCACCACCCCGGCGGCCCGTGCCCTCCTCGCGGACGCGGATCTGCTGGTGACCGTCGGCACGCACTTCCGGTCCAACGAGACCGCCGACTACGGGCTCGTGCTCCCCGATGCGCACATCCAGATCGACATCGACGCCGCGGCCCTCGGCCGCGTGTATCCGGCGCGGCACGCCCTCCACGGCCACGCGCCCGACGTACTCGCGGCCCTGCTCCCCCACGCGCGCCGGGCCGACGAGAGCTGGAGGCACCGTGTTGCCGCCGTCCGCGAAGACGTCCGCGCCACCCTGCACGACAACATCGGCCCACAGGCCGCGATCTGCGACGCCATCCGTGCCGCGCTGCCCCGCGAGGCCGTCGTGGCCCGTGACGTGACCATCCCGTCCAGCAGCTGGGGCAACCGGCTCCTGGAGATTTACGACCCCCGCGACAACGTCTTCCCGCGCGGCGGCGGCATCGGGCAAGGCCTCGGTATGGGCATCGGCGCGGCCCTCGCACGGCCCGACGCGCCCACCGTCGTCCTCGCCGGCGACGGCGGCCTCGCCGTCCACCTGGGCGAACTGCTCACGCTCGCCCAGGAGCGGCCCCGGCTGACCCTGATCGTCTTCAACGACGGCGGGTACGGCGTGCTCCGCAACATGCAGGACCGCTACAGCGAGCGCCGGTCAGGCGTCGATCTCGCCACCCCCGACTTCGAACTGCTCGCCCGCGCCTGCGGGCTGCCCTACGCCCGGATCGCCGCCGAGGAACACGCGCTCCCGGTGATCAGCCACGCCGTCGCCTCCGAAGGGCCGACCCTCGTCGAGGTCGACCTGGCCCGCCTGGGGCCGATGAAGAACCCGTTCACCCCGCCCGTCAAGATCCCCGGCCAGTGA
- a CDS encoding PDR/VanB family oxidoreductase, with protein sequence MNESELTLLVRRMTWEADGVLSVELTHPDGKPLPAWTPGAHLDLHAGGHVRQYSLCGDPRDTTAYRIGVLNEASSRGGSRHVHTKLRPGQTVNASEPRNHFALEDAPGYLFIAGGIGITPLLAMAREAARRGADWRMVYGGRNRRSMAFTDELTSLGGDLTVVPQDEHGHIDLASALDGLPEGTLVYCCGPEPLLAAVEAVAPADRLRVERFTAPVVERTGDESAFEVECRRSGVTLSVGEDTSVLQAAEAAGLSVNSSCQEGICGSCETRVLDGTPDHRDFLLSEAEHAANASMMICVSRCASGRLVLDL encoded by the coding sequence ATGAACGAGAGCGAACTCACGCTCCTTGTGCGCCGCATGACCTGGGAAGCGGACGGAGTCCTCTCCGTCGAGCTCACCCACCCCGACGGCAAGCCGCTGCCCGCCTGGACCCCCGGCGCGCATCTCGACCTGCACGCGGGTGGGCACGTACGCCAGTACAGCCTGTGCGGCGACCCGCGCGACACGACCGCGTACCGTATCGGCGTCCTCAACGAGGCCTCGTCGCGCGGTGGTTCACGGCACGTCCACACCAAGCTGCGGCCGGGCCAGACGGTCAACGCCTCCGAACCGCGCAACCACTTCGCGCTGGAGGACGCGCCCGGCTACCTCTTCATCGCGGGCGGCATCGGCATCACCCCGCTCCTCGCCATGGCCCGAGAGGCGGCGCGGCGCGGGGCCGACTGGCGCATGGTTTACGGCGGACGCAATCGGCGGTCGATGGCGTTCACCGACGAACTCACGTCGCTGGGCGGTGACTTGACCGTCGTACCGCAGGACGAGCACGGGCACATCGACCTCGCGTCGGCGCTCGACGGACTACCCGAAGGCACGCTCGTGTACTGCTGCGGCCCCGAGCCCCTCCTCGCCGCCGTGGAGGCCGTCGCCCCGGCGGACCGCCTGCGCGTGGAGCGGTTCACCGCGCCCGTCGTGGAGCGGACCGGTGACGAGTCCGCGTTCGAGGTCGAGTGCCGCCGCTCCGGCGTGACCCTCTCCGTCGGCGAGGACACCTCGGTGCTACAAGCAGCCGAGGCCGCGGGTCTGAGCGTCAACAGCTCCTGCCAGGAAGGCATCTGCGGCAGCTGCGAGACCCGGGTGCTCGACGGCACGCCCGACCACCGCGACTTCCTGCTCAGCGAGGCCGAGCACGCCGCGAACGCCTCGATGATGATCTGCGTCTCGCGCTGCGCGTCCGGCCGTCTCGTCCTCGACCTGTGA
- a CDS encoding recombinase-like helix-turn-helix domain-containing protein produces MTTTWPYLNVHQSRTHEPTPYEYKLAATLEEVFTKEGHELSDVIAGLNARQVHAPDGAPWTEESFRAEMNRLGA; encoded by the coding sequence GTGACCACCACCTGGCCGTACCTGAACGTCCACCAGTCCCGTACGCACGAGCCGACTCCGTACGAGTACAAGCTCGCCGCCACCCTCGAAGAGGTCTTCACCAAGGAGGGCCATGAACTCTCCGATGTCATTGCCGGGCTGAATGCCCGTCAGGTGCACGCACCCGACGGCGCCCCGTGGACCGAAGAATCCTTCCGTGCCGAGATGAACCGACTGGGAGCGTGA
- a CDS encoding aromatic ring-hydroxylating dioxygenase subunit alpha produces MTTLTPRVGPTASADHIYATGLRNQWHPVVPSDFVAPGAMRKVTALGEQWLLFRRSDGALSMLADRCPHRGAPLSLGKHLGDRVACWYHGVEIETDGTVSSVPGLPGCNLEGKKLVTSLPVREIGGAILAYFGDEKHPEPAELTLPEPLTDPDVDAILCYAEWNGPWRFAVENLLDPMHGAFLHHESHTMYDGDTTAKFRIRETDRGYFFEKTDQRGVNFDWVELCRTGVDWVDLTIPYPPSAGPGGPFGIVGMVCPVDENRTGVFFWRYRRVQGWQRDTWRFLYKTLIEERHWQVLEQDRVMLEAMPADADQRENLYQHDLGVVRLRRMYRAEAEAQAAGS; encoded by the coding sequence ATGACCACCCTGACTCCCCGCGTCGGCCCCACCGCTTCCGCCGACCACATCTACGCCACCGGCCTGCGCAACCAGTGGCACCCCGTCGTCCCCTCGGATTTCGTGGCCCCCGGCGCCATGCGCAAGGTCACCGCGCTGGGCGAGCAGTGGCTGCTCTTCCGCCGCTCCGACGGCGCCCTGTCGATGCTCGCCGACCGCTGTCCGCACCGCGGGGCGCCCCTCTCGCTTGGCAAACACCTCGGCGACCGGGTGGCCTGCTGGTACCACGGCGTGGAGATCGAGACCGACGGCACGGTCTCCTCCGTACCGGGACTGCCCGGCTGCAACCTGGAGGGCAAGAAGCTCGTCACGTCACTGCCCGTGCGCGAGATCGGCGGCGCGATCCTGGCCTACTTCGGCGACGAGAAACACCCGGAGCCCGCCGAACTGACGCTGCCCGAGCCGCTCACCGACCCCGACGTCGACGCGATCCTCTGCTACGCGGAGTGGAACGGCCCCTGGCGGTTCGCGGTGGAGAACCTCCTCGACCCGATGCACGGCGCGTTCCTGCACCACGAGTCGCACACGATGTACGACGGCGACACCACCGCCAAGTTCCGTATCCGGGAGACGGATCGCGGATACTTCTTCGAGAAGACCGACCAGCGGGGCGTCAACTTCGACTGGGTCGAGCTGTGCCGCACCGGCGTGGACTGGGTGGACCTCACCATCCCGTACCCGCCGTCGGCAGGCCCCGGTGGCCCGTTCGGGATCGTCGGCATGGTCTGCCCGGTCGACGAGAACCGCACCGGTGTCTTCTTCTGGCGCTATCGCCGCGTGCAGGGCTGGCAGCGCGACACCTGGCGCTTCCTCTACAAGACGCTCATCGAGGAGCGCCACTGGCAGGTCCTCGAACAGGACCGGGTGATGCTGGAGGCGATGCCCGCCGACGCCGACCAGCGCGAGAACCTCTACCAGCACGACCTGGGCGTGGTCCGCCTGCGCCGGATGTACCGCGCGGAGGCGGAGGCTCAGGCCGCTGGTTCCTAG
- a CDS encoding MarR family transcriptional regulator, with amino-acid sequence MAGKKSAGPQRDAVASIIEDWARERPDLDTAPLEVLARLHRTFLRYNTRLTAAIERHGLAVAGFDVLTALRRAGAPYRLTAGQLADSGLVSSAGVTLRIDRLEKDGLIVRERDAEDRRVVYSRLTDTGLAKIDEVFAEHLDNERRMLGGLSPAECRQLARLMSKLERSITDSDAPDEAEA; translated from the coding sequence ATGGCCGGGAAGAAGTCGGCGGGGCCCCAGCGGGACGCGGTCGCGTCGATCATCGAGGACTGGGCGAGGGAGCGGCCGGATCTCGACACCGCGCCCCTGGAGGTCCTCGCGCGGCTGCACCGGACCTTCCTGCGCTACAACACCAGGCTCACCGCGGCGATCGAGCGGCACGGACTCGCGGTCGCCGGGTTCGACGTGCTGACCGCGCTGCGCAGGGCCGGGGCGCCCTACCGGCTCACGGCGGGCCAGCTCGCCGACTCCGGTCTCGTCTCGTCGGCCGGCGTGACACTGCGCATCGACCGCCTGGAGAAGGACGGCCTCATCGTGCGCGAGCGCGACGCCGAGGACCGCCGCGTCGTCTACTCGCGGCTCACCGATACGGGCCTGGCCAAGATCGACGAGGTGTTCGCCGAGCATCTCGACAACGAACGCCGGATGCTCGGCGGTCTCTCCCCGGCCGAATGCCGCCAACTTGCGCGCCTGATGTCGAAGTTGGAGCGGTCCATCACCGACTCCGACGCACCTGACGAAGCGGAGGCCTGA
- a CDS encoding FadR/GntR family transcriptional regulator — protein MAVTDEAIEKIKGMIVSGALRPGDRLPKESELAADLGLSRNSLREAVRALSLIRILDVRQGDGTYVTSLDPQLLLEALSFVVDFHRDDTVLEFLAVRRILEPAATAMASAHITEAELDVLSDQLDALGPAPSVEELVACDLEFHRGIVQSSGNSVLCSLLDGLSGPTTRARVWRGLTQEDAVSRTLHEHRAILTALRDRDAEAARSWATVHIASVEQWLRSTL, from the coding sequence ATGGCTGTCACCGACGAGGCCATCGAAAAGATCAAGGGCATGATCGTCTCCGGCGCGCTGCGCCCCGGCGACCGCTTGCCCAAGGAGAGTGAACTCGCCGCCGACCTGGGCCTTTCACGCAACTCACTGCGCGAGGCGGTGCGCGCCCTCTCGCTGATCCGCATCCTCGACGTACGCCAGGGCGACGGTACGTACGTCACCAGCCTGGACCCGCAGCTCCTGCTCGAAGCACTGAGCTTCGTCGTCGACTTCCACCGCGACGACACGGTCCTTGAGTTCCTCGCGGTGCGCCGCATCCTGGAGCCGGCCGCCACGGCGATGGCGAGCGCACACATCACCGAGGCCGAACTCGACGTGCTGAGCGACCAGTTGGACGCCCTCGGCCCCGCACCCTCGGTGGAGGAGCTGGTCGCCTGCGACCTGGAGTTCCACCGCGGCATCGTGCAGTCGTCCGGCAACTCGGTACTCTGCTCGCTCCTCGACGGCCTCTCGGGACCCACCACCCGGGCCCGCGTCTGGCGCGGCCTCACCCAGGAGGACGCCGTCAGCCGCACCCTGCACGAGCACCGCGCGATCCTGACCGCACTGCGCGACCGCGACGCGGAGGCGGCCAGGTCATGGGCGACGGTGCACATCGCGAGCGTGGAGCAGTGGCTGCGCTCGACGCTGTGA
- a CDS encoding PAC2 family protein: MIELEGVPELVDPVMVAAFEGWNDAGDAASTAVAHLDKEWKGEVFAALDAEDYYDFQVNRPTVFLEGGVRKITWPTTRLSVVRVGGDKPRDLVLVRGIEPSMRWRSFCNEILGFAHELGVELVVILGALLGDTPHTRPVPVSGVTSDPDLARTMDLEETKYEGPTGIVGILQEACTHAGVPAVSLWAAVPHYVSQPPNPKATLALLNRLEDLIGLRIPLGDLAEDARAWQVGVDQLAAEDSEVAEYVQSLEEARDTAELPEATGEAIAREFERYLRRRDGGGPPQPGGHATEGGETAPYLRDTPGGDRTRPPKPQTRPDTEPGAGTGTGAGPDEESGGESGPADSSED, encoded by the coding sequence GTGATCGAGCTCGAGGGGGTACCCGAGCTGGTCGACCCGGTCATGGTGGCCGCGTTCGAGGGCTGGAACGACGCCGGCGACGCCGCCTCCACCGCGGTCGCGCATCTCGACAAGGAGTGGAAGGGCGAGGTCTTCGCGGCGCTGGACGCCGAGGACTACTACGACTTCCAGGTCAACCGCCCCACGGTCTTCCTGGAGGGCGGTGTCCGCAAGATCACCTGGCCGACGACCAGGCTCTCGGTGGTCCGCGTGGGCGGTGACAAGCCGCGCGACCTCGTGCTGGTGCGCGGGATCGAGCCGTCGATGCGCTGGCGGTCGTTCTGCAACGAGATCCTGGGCTTCGCCCACGAGCTCGGCGTTGAGCTGGTGGTGATCCTGGGCGCGCTGCTCGGTGACACCCCGCACACCCGTCCCGTCCCGGTCAGCGGCGTCACCTCCGACCCGGACCTGGCCCGCACCATGGACCTGGAGGAGACGAAGTACGAAGGCCCGACGGGCATCGTCGGCATCCTTCAGGAGGCCTGCACGCACGCGGGCGTTCCGGCGGTCAGCCTCTGGGCGGCCGTCCCGCACTACGTCTCGCAGCCGCCGAACCCCAAGGCCACGCTGGCCCTCCTGAACCGCCTTGAAGACCTCATCGGCCTGCGCATCCCGCTGGGCGACCTCGCCGAGGACGCCCGTGCCTGGCAGGTGGGTGTGGACCAGCTCGCGGCCGAGGACAGCGAGGTCGCCGAGTACGTCCAGTCGCTCGAAGAGGCGCGCGACACCGCCGAGCTTCCGGAGGCGACCGGCGAGGCGATCGCCCGCGAGTTCGAGCGCTATCTGCGGCGGCGCGACGGCGGCGGTCCGCCGCAGCCCGGCGGCCACGCCACGGAGGGCGGCGAAACGGCCCCCTACCTGCGCGACACCCCCGGCGGCGACCGCACACGGCCCCCGAAGCCGCAGACGCGCCCGGACACGGAACCGGGCGCCGGGACGGGTACGGGAGCCGGGCCGGACGAGGAGAGCGGCGGCGAATCCGGACCCGCTGATTCCTCCGAGGACTGA